One Alteromonas sp. KC3 DNA segment encodes these proteins:
- the prmC gene encoding peptide chain release factor N(5)-glutamine methyltransferase has translation MRIDTALNWAIKQLEGGESPSVDAKVLLAHVLNKTQTYLFTWPDKTISPIEQSQYEVAVKRRQSGEPVAYIIGQRDFWTLSLKTSPHTLIPRPDTEILVEQVLHWAHQRLKTAPDIPLDICDLGTGTGAIALAVASELKDSKVFGVDFLLEAVTLATSNAKLNAISNATFKQSDWFSDLGDLRFDVIVSNPPYIEDTSPYLAQGDVRFEPKSALIAGQDGLDDIKHIIKHAPHYLKAQGLLAFEHGFDQASRIQALLLEAGFSDVKSVKDYGGNDRVTFGVISG, from the coding sequence ATGCGAATTGACACCGCCCTCAATTGGGCAATAAAACAACTCGAGGGCGGTGAATCGCCCTCGGTTGATGCCAAAGTATTATTGGCTCATGTGTTAAATAAAACACAAACCTACTTATTCACTTGGCCGGATAAAACAATAAGCCCGATTGAGCAATCGCAGTACGAGGTTGCAGTGAAAAGAAGGCAATCAGGTGAGCCTGTCGCTTACATTATTGGGCAGCGAGACTTTTGGACGCTTTCGCTTAAAACGTCACCGCACACGTTAATACCTCGCCCTGATACCGAAATACTGGTAGAGCAAGTACTGCATTGGGCTCATCAACGCCTAAAGACCGCGCCCGACATTCCACTTGATATTTGTGACCTTGGCACGGGGACCGGCGCAATTGCGTTGGCTGTCGCTTCAGAGCTCAAAGATAGCAAAGTTTTTGGTGTCGACTTTCTTTTAGAAGCGGTGACTTTGGCCACGTCGAATGCCAAGTTAAATGCCATTTCAAATGCGACCTTCAAACAAAGCGACTGGTTTAGCGACCTTGGCGATCTGAGGTTTGACGTTATTGTGTCAAACCCACCCTATATCGAAGATACAAGCCCTTATTTAGCTCAAGGTGATGTGCGTTTTGAACCTAAGTCAGCCCTTATTGCAGGTCAAGACGGTTTAGACGATATCAAGCATATCATCAAACATGCACCTCATTACTTAAAGGCACAGGGACTATTGGCCTTTGAACACGGGTTTGATCAAGCTTCTCGTATACAAGCATTGCTGCTTGAAGCTGGATTTAGCGATGTTAAATCGGTTAAAGATTACGGAGGAAACGACAGAGTGACATTTGGTGTAATTAGTGGTTGA
- a CDS encoding response regulator produces MNDDFLFAEDDDENEYDDLGSWKVLIVDDEPEVHAVTKLALNDFSLNGKTLEFVSAYSGEEAKNCFRDHDDIAVVLLDVVMETDDAGLKVAEYIRNELDNHFTRIILRTGQPGQAPEKDVIINYDINDYKSKTELTAQKLFTVIIAALRSYRDIIVIEENRRGLEKIIDASVDLFSSRSLEKFMQGIIQQLASILGCSKDAAYITTAVATTSRTLNTVNSPSNVKSSMGKDELYVFAGNGEYASKEGVALKEAISPQEYALCAKAMREKQIVYAEDHVVAYCNSKSHKGALLYLSGLPRRIGESDRHLVKRFSDSVQLAFDNVLKTVDVEATQREIIERLGKVLEHENESSNHIKRMIEMSVLLAQKAGLKEKDVNALKLAIPLHDIGTSFVPKSILHKSTPLTEDEIFEIRKHAEFGYQILKNSSRPTIQLAATLAKEHHERWDGRGYPDGKAQDGIQIESRIATLVDVFDALINERPYKPAWTIDKVEAVIREESGKHFDPELVSLLLSDLPAFLAIQAQYPDDTK; encoded by the coding sequence ATGAATGACGACTTTCTATTCGCAGAAGACGATGACGAAAATGAATATGACGATCTGGGTAGTTGGAAAGTACTTATTGTTGACGATGAACCTGAAGTACATGCCGTTACCAAACTTGCACTGAACGACTTTAGCTTAAATGGTAAAACCCTTGAATTTGTCAGTGCTTACAGCGGTGAGGAAGCCAAAAATTGCTTTAGAGACCACGACGATATTGCAGTAGTTTTACTTGATGTCGTAATGGAAACGGATGACGCTGGGTTAAAAGTGGCCGAGTATATTCGCAACGAACTCGATAACCACTTCACCCGCATTATTCTGCGCACAGGGCAACCCGGTCAAGCCCCAGAGAAAGACGTTATTATCAATTACGATATAAACGACTATAAATCAAAAACTGAATTAACGGCTCAAAAACTGTTTACCGTTATCATCGCTGCGCTACGTTCCTACAGAGACATTATCGTTATCGAAGAAAACCGACGTGGCTTAGAAAAGATAATTGACGCCTCGGTTGACTTGTTTTCCTCTCGTTCCCTTGAAAAATTTATGCAGGGCATAATCCAGCAGCTAGCCTCAATATTAGGGTGCTCTAAAGATGCAGCCTACATTACGACAGCGGTAGCGACAACGTCACGTACGTTAAACACGGTTAATTCACCAAGCAATGTCAAATCCTCAATGGGTAAAGACGAGCTCTATGTTTTTGCTGGCAACGGCGAGTATGCAAGTAAGGAAGGTGTAGCGCTAAAAGAGGCAATCAGCCCCCAAGAATACGCTTTGTGCGCCAAAGCTATGCGCGAAAAACAAATAGTTTACGCTGAAGACCATGTCGTAGCCTATTGTAATAGCAAGTCACATAAAGGGGCGTTGTTATATCTTTCTGGTTTACCTAGAAGAATCGGCGAGAGCGATAGACACCTCGTAAAGCGTTTTTCTGATAGTGTACAACTCGCGTTTGATAATGTACTTAAAACGGTAGATGTCGAAGCAACTCAGCGTGAAATTATTGAGCGACTTGGTAAGGTGCTTGAGCACGAAAACGAGTCATCAAATCACATTAAACGCATGATTGAGATGTCAGTACTGCTTGCGCAAAAAGCAGGGCTAAAAGAAAAAGATGTTAACGCGCTTAAACTCGCCATTCCTCTTCATGATATCGGTACCTCTTTTGTGCCAAAATCGATTTTGCACAAATCTACGCCTCTCACTGAAGATGAGATTTTTGAAATTCGAAAACACGCCGAGTTCGGTTACCAAATACTGAAGAATTCAAGTCGACCCACTATTCAGTTAGCTGCAACATTGGCCAAAGAGCATCATGAGCGCTGGGATGGGCGCGGTTATCCTGATGGTAAAGCGCAAGATGGCATTCAAATCGAAAGCCGCATAGCAACGCTTGTAGACGTGTTTGATGCATTGATTAACGAACGTCCGTACAAGCCAGCATGGACTATCGATAAAGTGGAAGCGGTGATCCGCGAAGAAAGTGGGAAGCATTTCGACCCTGAGTTAGTGTCTTTGCTTTTAAGCGACTTACCTGCATTTTTAGCGATTCAGGCGCAATACCCTGATGACACAAAATAA